A genome region from Diorhabda carinulata isolate Delta chromosome 2, icDioCari1.1, whole genome shotgun sequence includes the following:
- the LOC130903545 gene encoding 60S ribosomal protein L14 has product MPFQRFVETGRVAVVSDGPHKGKLVSIVDVIDQTRVLVDGPLSNVPRGQLRLNELHLTKFRIRFPFSASTRIVRKAWTDAKINEKWADSVWAKKVAAKEKRAQLTDLDRFKLRRARSRRNKIRTATFLCLRKTASRNGTLYGKKKMAKGGDKPKPPKKGKKEKTAPKKK; this is encoded by the exons ATG ccTTTCCAAAGGTTTGTGGAAACCGGCCGTGTAGCCGTTGTATCTGACGGCCCTCATAAGGGTAAATTAGTCAGTATCGTGGACGTTATTGACCAGACAAGg GTTTTAGTTGATGGCCCTTTGAGTAATGTACCAAGAGGACAACTTAGATTGAATGAATTACATTTAACTAAATTTCGTATTAGATTTCCGTTTTCAGCATCTACACGTATTGTAAGAAAAGCATGGACAGATGctaaaattaacgaaaaatggGCGGATTCTGTTTGGGCTAAAAAAGTAGCCGCAAAAGAGAAG AGGGCGCAACTCACCGATCTCGATCGTTTCAAGTTACGTAGAGCTAGATCGAGGAGAAACAAAATCAGAACTGCCACTTTTCTTTGTTTGAGGAAAACTGCTTCCAGAAACGGTACGCTCTATGGTAAAAAGAAGATGGCTAAAGGAGGCGACAAACCCAAACCACCCAAGAAgggaaagaaagaaaaaactgcTCCCAAGAAGAAGTGA